From Bradysia coprophila strain Holo2 unplaced genomic scaffold, BU_Bcop_v1 contig_50, whole genome shotgun sequence, one genomic window encodes:
- the LOC119082929 gene encoding putative nuclease HARBI1, with the protein MPDGERIACVQKFPWTVQFCSVLNFYASGSYQRRVASDAFAMMSQTMVSKCIRGYSYIITTAIMDDYVKFPQNVDEVKYLHDQLQNHVDFPGAFAFVDGSLITLAAVSHLIEHSYVSRKSSHPHAINSQFVCDIKMRFLSVNARYPGSTHDALIWRFVNTTLKRWCNQTEQNWQYFMLGDNGYPLQQWLLKPYDSPNTAAEEQYNSRHRKLRSLVERAIVYLRGQTRLQRALC; encoded by the exons ATGCCAGATGGAGAG AGGATAGCCTGTGTCCAGAAATTCCCATGGACAGTACAATTTTGTTCAGTGCTAAATTTTTATGCCAGTGGCAGCTACCAACGGCGTGTAGCTTCGGACGCTTTTGCAATGATGTCGCAGACCATGGTATCAAAGTGCATCAGAGGATACAGTTACATAATAACAACGGCAATTATGGACGATTACGTAAAGTTTCCTCAAAATGTCGATGAGGTCAAGTACTTACACGACCAGCTCCAAAATCATGTTGATTTTCCGGGCGCCTTTGCTTTCGTGGATGGCTCTTTGATCACACTCGCAGCTGTGTCTCACCTCATCGAGCACTCATACGTTAGCCGAAAATCATCTCACCCTCACGCCATAAACTCACAATTCGTTTGTGACATCAAAATGCGTTTTCTAAGTGTCAACGCTCGTTATCCCGGTTCCACTCACGACGCATTGATTTGGAGATTTGTAAATACAACTTTAAAGAGATGGTGCAATCAAACAGAACAGAATTGGCAATACTTTATGTTGGGTGACAATGGATATCCGTTGCAACAGTGGTTGTTAAAACCGTACGATTCGCCTAACACTGCAGCCGAAGAGCAGTACAACAGTCGACATCGCAAGCTACGATCATTGGTTGAGAGAGCAATTGTCTActtaagagggcagactaggttACAAAGAGCCCTCTGTTGA